The sequence CCCTCTGAAACAGAGGATGACTTTCGCCAGCTTTGCTCCTTTGTTGAAAAAGCACGCTTTCAATACCTGGGCATCTTTGCCTTTTCGCCGGAAAAGGGGACTGCTGCTGCAAGAATGTCGGCCCGTTTAGAGACAAGAACCATTGACAGACGACTTCAGGAGCTTGCTGCTCTACAGGAACAGATAAGCAAGGCATACCACCAGCAACTGCTAGGTTCCGTACAGCAGGTTCTTATCGAGGGTGTGAGCCCGGAGACGGATCTGCTTCTTCAGGGCCGTCTACGGGGACAAGCACCAGATGTTGATGGCCGTATTCTTATCAACCGCGGCACTGCTTGCCTCGGAAAAATCACCCCGGTGCGCATTACTGAAGCTCATGCCTATGATCTAGTAGGCGAAATCGTTGCCTAGGAATTGTTTTGACAATAAGATAGTTTTGGGCTAAGAAGATATGCTTTAATACTATGTCATTTTATTCCCCGCCCTGAGGATGGGAACCCTTGATCTTACAACCTCAAGAACAGAATGTGACCTCACAGCAAACTCCTTTCTTGACTCGGATTCAAAAGCATCTCGAGCGCATCGAGGAGGAGATAGAGAAAAATCTCCATTCCAGTGTACCCCTTGTAGCTCTCGTCAGCCGCTACATCATTCGGAGCGGCGGCAAGCGTCTGCGCCCTCTGCTCATGGTACTCGCTTCTCAGTTGCTTGATCCCGAACAAGATGAACACTATCCACTCTCCATTATCTTTGAATACCTCCATGCCGCCACCCTGTTGCATGATGACGTGGTTGACCATGCAGAGCTCCGTCGCGGCAAAGCTGCGGCCAACACCGTGTTCGGCAACGCTGCCGTGGTCCTGGTAGGCGACTTCCTTCTAGCTACTTCCTTTGCCCTCAGCGTCACCAGTGGGAACCTCAAGATCCTTCAGGTCCTCTCTGACACTACCAAGATGATGGCTGAAGGTGAAATTTTGCAACTCATCAACAGCGACAATCTGGAAGCCTCAGAGCAAGACTACCGCGAGGTAATTACCCGCAAGACAGCTATTCTGATTGCGGCGGCATGCCAGATTGGCGCTATTCTGGGAAGGGCAGACCTCAGACAGGAAGAGAGCATGCACAGCTTCGGCCTCAATCTCGGAATCGCCTTTCAGCTGAGGGATGATGTTTTAGACTATGCCGGCAGTGAAGAGGAAGTGGGAAAACCCATAGGAAACGATCTGCGCGAAGGCAAGATCACTCTGCCGCTCATTCGGGCGCTC is a genomic window of Deltaproteobacteria bacterium containing:
- a CDS encoding polyprenyl synthetase family protein; translation: MTRIQKHLERIEEEIEKNLHSSVPLVALVSRYIIRSGGKRLRPLLMVLASQLLDPEQDEHYPLSIIFEYLHAATLLHDDVVDHAELRRGKAAANTVFGNAAVVLVGDFLLATSFALSVTSGNLKILQVLSDTTKMMAEGEILQLINSDNLEASEQDYREVITRKTAILIAAACQIGAILGRADLRQEESMHSFGLNLGIAFQLRDDVLDYAGSEEEVGKPIGNDLREGKITLPLIRALSRSNNNERQRLVELITADEIDDNVFLEVRRIIDRHQGIEYTSRMAAQHIAMAKDALLSFPSSPTRDLLEEIADYVVSRRV